In a genomic window of Nocardiopsis mwathae:
- the secE gene encoding preprotein translocase subunit SecE translates to MTQTDADAKPEKERKPRTGPVTFTKQVVGELRKVRWPTRRELITYTIVVIVFVLIMVGYISLIDFGFGEAVTWLYSTLGSPQA, encoded by the coding sequence GTGACACAGACCGACGCCGACGCGAAGCCCGAGAAGGAGCGCAAGCCTCGCACGGGTCCGGTGACCTTCACCAAGCAGGTCGTCGGTGAGCTCCGCAAAGTTCGCTGGCCTACCCGACGCGAACTGATCACGTACACGATCGTCGTCATCGTGTTCGTCCTCATCATGGTCGGCTACATCTCCCTGATCGACTTCGGCTTCGGTGAAGCCGTCACATGGCTCTACAGCACCCTCGGCAGCCCGCAGGCCTGA